Proteins encoded by one window of Pseudonocardia sp. HH130629-09:
- a CDS encoding NAD(P)/FAD-dependent oxidoreductase: MSTAEHDERQGRHKVVIVGGGFGGVQAAKALKGADVDVTIVDRTNHHLFQPLLYQVATGILSPGLIAPALRRVLKKQSNVRTLLAEVGDIDLDAKVVHAAAPDGQRITLPYDTLVVAAGATHAYFGHPEWAEHAPGMKSIEDARLLRSRILGAYELAEVATTEEEKQAWMTFVVVGAGPTGVELAGQLAELAQYVLPREYRSIDTRSARIILLDAAPAVLPPFAKKLQDYTRKTLEKKGVEVRLNTMATGMDAESITVKGPNGEERITARTKVWAAGVQASPLGELLAKASGGEVDRAGRLTVDPDCSLPDRRDVFAIGDMVSTIDRLPGVAQVAIQQGTYVGKLIKARAKGDDTTPAPFKYFDKGSLATIGAREAVADVRGIKLTGWLGYFIWCYVHVMFLIGWGNRFGTLYNWLRSLRYARFRGHRLISVTASYDKAVDPEKPLGGKADERAELDPRVSPGTPPVPGEHPAATA; the protein is encoded by the coding sequence GTGAGCACGGCAGAGCACGACGAGCGGCAGGGCCGGCACAAGGTCGTGATCGTCGGCGGAGGGTTCGGCGGTGTGCAGGCCGCCAAGGCGCTCAAGGGCGCCGATGTCGACGTGACCATCGTCGACCGCACGAACCACCACCTGTTCCAGCCGCTGCTCTACCAGGTGGCGACGGGCATCCTGTCCCCCGGCCTGATCGCCCCGGCGCTGCGCCGGGTGCTGAAGAAGCAGAGCAACGTGCGCACCCTGCTCGCCGAGGTCGGCGACATCGATCTCGACGCCAAGGTCGTGCACGCGGCCGCGCCGGACGGACAGCGGATCACGCTGCCCTACGACACCCTCGTCGTCGCCGCGGGCGCCACGCACGCCTACTTCGGGCACCCGGAGTGGGCCGAGCACGCCCCCGGCATGAAGTCGATCGAGGACGCCCGGCTGCTGCGCTCGCGCATCCTGGGTGCCTACGAGCTCGCCGAGGTCGCGACGACCGAGGAGGAGAAGCAGGCGTGGATGACCTTCGTGGTCGTCGGCGCGGGCCCCACCGGCGTCGAGCTCGCCGGTCAGCTGGCCGAGCTGGCGCAGTACGTGCTGCCCCGCGAGTACCGGTCGATCGACACCCGTTCCGCGCGGATCATCCTGCTCGACGCGGCGCCGGCGGTGCTCCCGCCGTTCGCGAAGAAGCTGCAGGACTACACGCGCAAGACGCTGGAGAAGAAGGGCGTCGAGGTCCGCCTGAACACCATGGCGACCGGGATGGACGCCGAGTCGATCACGGTGAAGGGCCCGAACGGCGAGGAGCGCATCACCGCCCGCACCAAGGTGTGGGCCGCGGGCGTCCAGGCGTCGCCGCTGGGTGAGCTGCTGGCGAAGGCCTCCGGCGGTGAGGTCGACCGCGCGGGCCGGCTCACCGTCGACCCGGACTGCAGCCTGCCGGACCGCCGCGACGTGTTCGCGATCGGCGACATGGTCTCCACCATCGACCGGCTGCCCGGCGTCGCGCAGGTCGCGATACAGCAGGGCACCTACGTCGGCAAGCTGATCAAGGCGCGGGCGAAGGGCGACGACACCACGCCGGCCCCGTTCAAGTACTTCGACAAGGGCTCGTTGGCCACCATCGGCGCCCGCGAGGCCGTCGCGGACGTCCGAGGCATCAAGCTCACCGGCTGGCTCGGGTACTTCATCTGGTGCTACGTGCACGTGATGTTCCTGATCGGCTGGGGCAACCGCTTCGGCACCCTCTACAACTGGCTGCGGTCGCTGCGTTACGCCCGCTTCCGCGGACACCGGCTGATCAGTGTCACCGCCTCGTACGACAAGGCGGTCGACCCGGAGAAGCCGCTGGGCGGGAAGGCCGATGAGCGCGCCGAGCTGGACCCGCGCGTCTCGCCCGGCACACCGCCCGTGCCCGGGGAGCACCCGGCCGCCACGGCCTGA
- the asnB gene encoding asparagine synthase (glutamine-hydrolyzing): protein MCGIVAAFGGPTAWPGGEPADPEKYERMLARVAHRGPDDTGVQVVGNTWLGHQRLSIMDVSGGHQPMSDAAGTAWIVGNGEIYNHERIAKAFPDGTVRTKSDTEAALHAVMWDGQAAVASLNGMFAVAMGRTDGPGLVARDPFGVKPLYWVPPAETGGGDVPYTAPDPSATVLFASELRAFDSEDRPYVRSFPPGCLWSPSSGLVRFADAVPVEVRPARRAIRPGWDDADLSRVREAVVSAVRRRMMSDVGVGVFLSGGLDSALVAAIAAQEARARGEQLPTFAVGTAESGDLIAARKVAAHIGSDHHEILVTPEDIAEALDHAVEVIEHFDPALVRSAVPNLILAREAAKKVKVVLTGEGADELFAGYSYVHGPEYADPDTLQAELVRSLEQLHHLNLQRCDRTTMYFGLEAREPFLDSGLVRAALALPPEWKQRPGGRPEKAILREAFEGWLPEDLLWRGKEQFGDGSGAGTVLAELAAGKAAAAAAAGLTDEVPEHPSDSWPLRSEEEILYHGIWRSHFDGIRPDHVLGAFATA from the coding sequence ATGTGCGGGATCGTGGCTGCGTTCGGTGGACCCACGGCATGGCCGGGCGGTGAGCCCGCCGACCCCGAGAAGTACGAGCGGATGCTCGCCAGGGTGGCGCACCGCGGACCCGACGACACCGGCGTGCAGGTCGTCGGGAACACCTGGCTCGGCCACCAGCGCCTGTCGATCATGGACGTGAGCGGCGGGCACCAGCCGATGTCCGACGCCGCGGGGACCGCGTGGATCGTGGGCAACGGCGAGATCTACAACCACGAGCGCATCGCCAAGGCGTTCCCGGACGGCACGGTGCGCACCAAGTCCGACACAGAGGCCGCGCTGCACGCGGTGATGTGGGACGGGCAGGCCGCGGTCGCCTCGCTGAACGGAATGTTCGCCGTCGCGATGGGCCGCACCGACGGCCCCGGGCTCGTCGCCCGGGACCCGTTCGGGGTCAAGCCGCTGTACTGGGTGCCCCCGGCGGAGACCGGCGGCGGAGACGTCCCGTACACCGCGCCGGACCCGTCGGCGACGGTGCTGTTCGCCAGCGAGCTCCGTGCGTTCGACTCCGAGGACCGCCCGTACGTGCGCTCGTTCCCGCCCGGCTGCCTGTGGAGCCCGTCGTCGGGGCTGGTGCGGTTCGCCGACGCCGTGCCGGTCGAGGTCCGCCCGGCCCGCCGCGCGATCCGCCCCGGCTGGGACGACGCCGACCTGTCCCGGGTGCGCGAGGCCGTGGTGTCCGCGGTGCGCCGCCGGATGATGTCCGACGTCGGCGTCGGGGTGTTCCTGTCCGGTGGCCTCGACTCGGCGCTGGTCGCGGCCATCGCCGCGCAGGAGGCACGGGCCCGTGGCGAGCAGCTGCCCACCTTCGCCGTCGGGACCGCGGAGTCCGGAGACCTGATCGCGGCCCGCAAGGTCGCCGCGCACATCGGCTCGGACCACCACGAGATCCTGGTGACGCCCGAGGACATCGCCGAGGCCCTCGACCACGCCGTCGAGGTCATCGAGCACTTCGACCCGGCCCTGGTCCGCAGCGCCGTGCCCAACCTGATCCTCGCCCGCGAGGCGGCGAAGAAGGTCAAGGTCGTGCTGACCGGGGAGGGCGCCGACGAGCTGTTCGCCGGCTACTCCTACGTCCACGGTCCCGAGTACGCCGACCCGGACACCCTGCAGGCCGAGCTGGTCCGCTCGCTGGAGCAGCTGCACCACCTGAACCTGCAGCGCTGCGACCGGACCACCATGTACTTCGGGCTGGAGGCCCGCGAGCCGTTCCTCGACTCCGGCCTGGTCCGCGCCGCGCTGGCGCTGCCGCCGGAGTGGAAGCAGCGCCCCGGCGGCCGGCCGGAGAAGGCGATCCTGCGCGAGGCGTTCGAGGGCTGGCTGCCCGAGGACCTGCTGTGGCGCGGCAAGGAGCAGTTCGGCGACGGCTCCGGCGCCGGCACCGTGCTGGCCGAGCTGGCCGCCGGCAAGGCCGCCGCCGCGGCGGCCGCCGGGCTGACCGACGAGGTGCCCGAGCACCCGTCCGACTCCTGGCCGCTGCGCAGCGAGGAGGAGATCCTCTACCACGGGATCTGGCGGTCCCACTTCGACGGGATCCGGCCGGACCACGTGCTCGGGGCCTTCGCGACGGCCTGA
- a CDS encoding ATP-binding cassette domain-containing protein produces the protein MTTPATVPAGPALDADGLVLRYDERVVVDGLTVHVPPRRITVIVGPNACGKSTLLRGLGRIVAPAAGTVRLDGTDVRSLSGRELARRLGLLPQSPTAPDGITVADLVERGRSPHQGWFGGRGDTDDAAVAEAMRATGVLELADRPVDELSGGQRQRVWIAMVLAQDTGALLLDEPTTFLDLPHAVEVLDLLVDRNRERGSTVVVVLHDLNLACRYADHLIAMADGAIVAQGPPATTMTADLVRRVFGMESRVVPDPVAGTPMIVPAGRHHPVPTPAAPAPEPDAVRSEDELRAVVAAPHPMVAGKSTDRVDEVAARFVAASPLVFLGTTAPDGTVTVTPRGDAPGSVRVLDGGRRLAVPERPGNRRVDSMRNLLAHDGIGLTFCVPRATHVLRVHGRARVTRDPAVLALWGPADAEGQGPAGHRPPPLALLVDVHDAYVHCGRALAAAGLWDPDSWDGDDVPGLKELADAARADRASRAEDPDTVGPAARV, from the coding sequence GTGACCACCCCCGCCACCGTGCCCGCCGGGCCCGCGCTGGACGCCGACGGCCTGGTCCTGCGCTACGACGAGCGCGTCGTCGTCGACGGCCTGACCGTGCACGTCCCGCCGCGCCGGATCACCGTGATCGTCGGCCCGAACGCCTGCGGCAAGTCCACCCTGCTGCGCGGGCTGGGCCGGATCGTCGCCCCGGCCGCCGGGACCGTGCGCCTCGACGGCACCGACGTGCGGTCGCTGTCCGGCCGCGAGCTGGCCCGCAGGCTCGGGCTGCTCCCGCAGTCCCCGACCGCCCCGGACGGCATCACCGTCGCCGACCTGGTGGAACGCGGCCGGTCCCCGCACCAGGGCTGGTTCGGCGGCCGCGGCGACACCGACGACGCCGCCGTCGCCGAGGCGATGCGCGCGACCGGGGTGCTGGAGCTGGCCGACCGCCCGGTCGACGAGCTGTCCGGCGGTCAGCGCCAGCGTGTGTGGATCGCGATGGTGCTGGCCCAGGACACCGGGGCTTTGCTGCTCGACGAGCCGACCACCTTCCTGGACCTGCCGCACGCGGTGGAGGTGCTGGACCTGCTCGTCGACCGGAACCGGGAGCGGGGCAGCACGGTCGTCGTCGTCCTGCACGACCTGAACCTGGCCTGCCGCTACGCCGACCACCTGATCGCGATGGCCGACGGTGCGATCGTCGCGCAGGGCCCGCCCGCGACGACGATGACCGCCGATCTGGTGCGCCGGGTCTTCGGGATGGAGTCGCGGGTGGTGCCCGACCCGGTCGCGGGCACCCCGATGATCGTGCCCGCCGGACGGCACCACCCGGTTCCCACGCCGGCCGCCCCGGCCCCCGAACCGGACGCGGTGCGGAGCGAGGACGAGCTGCGCGCGGTCGTCGCCGCGCCGCACCCGATGGTCGCGGGCAAGTCCACCGACCGGGTCGACGAGGTCGCCGCCCGGTTCGTCGCCGCCTCCCCGCTGGTGTTCCTGGGCACCACCGCGCCGGACGGCACGGTCACGGTGACCCCGCGCGGCGACGCCCCCGGCTCGGTCCGGGTGCTCGACGGCGGCCGGCGCCTCGCGGTCCCGGAGCGGCCGGGCAACCGGCGCGTCGACAGCATGCGCAACCTGCTCGCGCACGACGGCATCGGACTCACCTTCTGCGTGCCGCGCGCCACGCACGTGCTACGGGTGCACGGCCGCGCCCGGGTGACCCGCGACCCCGCGGTGCTGGCGCTGTGGGGCCCGGCCGACGCCGAGGGCCAGGGCCCGGCCGGGCACCGGCCGCCGCCGCTCGCGCTGCTGGTCGACGTGCACGACGCCTACGTGCACTGCGGTCGGGCGCTCGCCGCCGCCGGGCTGTGGGACCCCGACAGCTGGGACGGCGACGACGTCCCCGGGTTGAAGGAGCTGGCCGACGCCGCCCGGGCCGACCGTGCGAGCCGCGCCGAGGATCCCGACACCGTCGGACCGGCTGCGCGGGTGTGA
- a CDS encoding FecCD family ABC transporter permease: MSAGTVTGGDPTAVLRRIRARARRRRTTAGLAVAVAVLAAFVTSLSVGAQGLGPGDVLAALTGLGTPRTELVVLRLRMPRALTALLVGAALGLAGALFQRVLRNTLASPDVIGVGAGAAVGAVTASIVLGLSATGTSAGAVLGAVAAALLVAVLARRDGLGGTRFVLVGVGIGSAAMAVVSYLMITASLTTAQQTLVWLTGSVTETGWSTAVPLATACAVLVPAALLLARALPRLELGDDTATALGLPVGRARGALLAVAVLLVAAAVAAAGPVSFVALVSGPLAARLAGHGRASLPHAAGVGAALVLFADVVARTLIAEVALPAGVVTGAIGAPYLLWLLARSRTGGTP; encoded by the coding sequence GTGAGCGCCGGGACCGTCACCGGCGGGGATCCCACCGCGGTGCTGCGCCGGATCCGGGCCCGGGCCCGGCGCCGTCGTACGACGGCCGGGCTCGCCGTCGCCGTCGCCGTGCTCGCCGCGTTCGTCACCTCCCTCTCGGTGGGTGCACAAGGCCTCGGGCCCGGCGACGTGCTGGCCGCGCTGACCGGGCTCGGCACGCCGCGCACCGAGCTGGTGGTGCTGCGGCTGCGGATGCCGCGGGCGTTGACCGCGCTCCTGGTCGGCGCGGCCCTCGGCCTGGCCGGGGCGCTGTTCCAGCGGGTGCTGCGCAACACCCTGGCCAGCCCGGACGTGATCGGTGTGGGTGCCGGCGCGGCCGTCGGTGCGGTGACCGCCTCGATCGTGCTCGGCCTGTCCGCCACCGGGACCTCGGCCGGTGCCGTGCTGGGCGCCGTCGCGGCGGCGCTGCTCGTCGCCGTCCTGGCCCGCCGCGACGGCCTCGGCGGTACCCGCTTCGTGCTGGTCGGGGTCGGGATCGGGTCGGCCGCGATGGCCGTCGTCTCCTATCTGATGATCACCGCGTCGCTGACCACGGCGCAGCAGACGCTGGTCTGGCTGACCGGCAGCGTCACCGAGACCGGCTGGTCGACCGCGGTCCCGCTCGCGACGGCCTGCGCCGTGCTCGTGCCCGCGGCGCTGCTGCTGGCCCGCGCGCTGCCCCGTCTGGAACTCGGTGACGACACCGCGACCGCGCTCGGGCTGCCCGTCGGCCGGGCCCGGGGCGCGCTGCTGGCGGTGGCCGTCCTGCTCGTCGCCGCCGCGGTCGCCGCGGCCGGGCCGGTGTCGTTCGTCGCGCTCGTCAGCGGGCCGCTCGCCGCCCGGCTCGCCGGCCACGGGCGGGCGTCGCTGCCGCACGCCGCCGGTGTCGGGGCCGCGCTGGTGCTGTTCGCCGACGTCGTCGCCCGCACGCTGATCGCCGAGGTCGCCCTGCCCGCGGGTGTCGTCACCGGTGCGATCGGCGCCCCCTACCTGCTGTGGCTGCTCGCCCGCTCCCGGACCGGAGGAACCCCGTGA
- a CDS encoding FecCD family ABC transporter permease: protein MAGLTVALLAVAALGLLVGARPLAPGFVLDVLTGAVERTSPDALVVTEVRLPRTVLAILAGAALGVAGVLAQGITRNPIAEPGILGLNTGAALAVVLGIALLGVDTLSGYVWFGFAGAAVAAVVVAGVAGIGRRGSVSPATLALAGAALAAGLQSITTLFLLTDPQAFDDYRFWQVGSVAGRDLGIAAQAAPFVVAGLALALTCGPRLNALALGDDVARSFGRPVGTDRGVCGVALVVLAGAATAAAGPISFLGLAVPHLVRRLAGTDHRVVLPLAALAGPVLLLAADVLGRVVAPPGEVQAGVVTAVVGAPLFVALVRRRRFLR, encoded by the coding sequence GTGGCCGGCCTGACCGTCGCCCTGCTGGCCGTGGCCGCGCTCGGCCTGCTGGTCGGTGCCCGGCCGCTCGCTCCGGGGTTCGTGCTCGACGTGCTGACCGGGGCCGTCGAGCGGACGTCCCCGGACGCGCTCGTGGTCACCGAGGTGCGGCTGCCGCGCACGGTGCTGGCGATCCTGGCCGGGGCAGCGCTCGGCGTGGCCGGGGTGCTCGCCCAGGGCATCACGCGCAACCCGATCGCCGAGCCCGGCATCCTCGGGCTCAACACCGGCGCCGCCCTCGCCGTCGTGCTCGGGATCGCGCTGCTCGGCGTCGACACCCTCAGCGGCTACGTCTGGTTCGGCTTCGCCGGGGCGGCGGTGGCGGCCGTCGTCGTCGCCGGAGTGGCCGGCATCGGCCGCCGCGGCAGCGTCTCCCCCGCGACGCTCGCCCTGGCGGGCGCCGCGCTCGCCGCGGGCCTGCAGTCGATCACCACCCTGTTCCTGCTCACCGACCCCCAGGCCTTCGACGACTACCGGTTCTGGCAGGTCGGCTCTGTCGCCGGCCGGGACCTCGGGATCGCCGCGCAGGCGGCCCCGTTCGTCGTCGCCGGGCTCGCACTGGCCCTGACCTGCGGTCCGCGGCTGAACGCGCTTGCGCTCGGCGACGACGTCGCCCGGTCCTTCGGCCGCCCGGTCGGGACCGACCGCGGGGTGTGCGGGGTGGCTCTGGTCGTGCTGGCCGGGGCCGCGACCGCCGCCGCGGGGCCGATCTCGTTCCTCGGGCTCGCCGTGCCGCACCTGGTGCGGCGCCTCGCCGGGACCGACCACCGGGTGGTGCTGCCGCTGGCGGCGCTCGCCGGACCCGTCCTGCTGCTGGCCGCGGACGTGCTCGGCCGGGTCGTCGCCCCGCCGGGCGAGGTCCAGGCCGGGGTGGTGACGGCCGTCGTCGGCGCCCCGCTGTTCGTCGCGCTGGTCCGGCGGCGGAGGTTCCTGCGGTGA